One genomic region from Chthonomonas calidirosea T49 encodes:
- a CDS encoding MFS transporter — MESTQTQHEQKAESSNARSLNRWEVLQGLQISIWEGAAATVWITLTGGAFLTGFALWLHADSFAIGLLSAIPTLAALTQPIAAYWAEQKSARKPFVAWCSFYGRMLWLPILLLPFFLPRSLALVGFLLLFTLSSILTSMPQPAWTSWMSDLVPPDHRGRYFGRRNMVAGFVGMLVGMLAAWFLDYMVHSRRQPAMGFAVVFAAGLLGAVLSLVLILRQPEPTPSSATTQGEASRQSFLDHYRAPFADPNFRALLLFSAVFCIGQFVAAPFFTAYGLQILRLNYVWMQILAAVVGVSNMLGMPLWGFLADRFGNKPILVLNVVGVFTLPFFWIPTSPHHLVLSLILLLFNSLGSGLFWAGVGLTQFNLIIACSPPQRTATYAATLSAVTGLIGGIAPMVGGILLQMLAGVHISLFGLSIINYHLLFALAAVMRLAALPFLRSLEDKGAVSTTKVLQDLGRSGLRQWRYIRTLQRAAEEEARRRAAEGLTEKGSHLAIEELGRALSDPSRAVRAEAARALGETADTSAVDLLLKALEDTGTDIVGEIARALGKLGDRRANQALITLLKGPQEALSESDRFALVRALGKLGGADAVDALIRLFSTEEDGQRLEALTFALGEAGASKAVQPLSERFKRLPVGHPLRRAIVRALGDIGEKSALPLLRSLLEQPDTEPSLIPILADALVRLTDTGATFALAKQLARLPSPVARRQVAHAVGRLLGIGDCVYGLLSYAEREGEGALLKVISELPRNFPIADIEAALLHNENATALALLLAAPRHLSKSHVKSEKRVLLDFLDKANTLPPTAELVPIVLCALRALHGRSVQS; from the coding sequence ATGGAGAGCACTCAAACGCAACACGAGCAAAAGGCAGAGAGCTCCAACGCGCGTTCCCTGAACCGTTGGGAGGTGCTGCAAGGGCTGCAGATATCTATTTGGGAGGGGGCAGCGGCCACGGTCTGGATCACGCTTACCGGTGGCGCCTTTCTCACAGGTTTTGCTCTTTGGCTTCATGCAGACAGTTTTGCCATCGGCCTTCTAAGCGCTATTCCCACCTTAGCGGCTCTTACCCAACCGATTGCAGCCTACTGGGCCGAGCAGAAAAGCGCCCGTAAGCCGTTTGTGGCCTGGTGCTCTTTTTATGGGCGCATGCTTTGGCTGCCCATTCTGCTTCTGCCCTTCTTCTTGCCAAGGTCGTTGGCACTAGTGGGTTTTCTGTTGCTTTTTACGCTCTCTTCCATCCTTACAAGTATGCCTCAACCTGCCTGGACTTCTTGGATGTCCGACCTTGTTCCGCCCGATCATCGAGGCCGTTATTTTGGGCGGCGCAACATGGTGGCTGGTTTTGTTGGCATGCTGGTTGGCATGTTGGCCGCCTGGTTTCTCGACTATATGGTGCATAGCCGACGGCAACCAGCAATGGGTTTTGCGGTGGTTTTTGCGGCAGGCCTATTGGGCGCTGTGCTCTCTCTTGTGCTGATTCTACGTCAGCCGGAGCCGACGCCCTCTTCCGCTACGACCCAAGGGGAAGCGTCACGACAAAGTTTTCTAGACCACTATCGGGCTCCGTTTGCCGATCCAAACTTTCGTGCGCTGCTGCTATTTAGCGCGGTGTTCTGCATTGGTCAGTTCGTGGCCGCCCCTTTTTTTACGGCCTACGGTCTGCAGATACTCCGTCTGAACTATGTTTGGATGCAGATACTCGCTGCCGTGGTAGGGGTCAGCAATATGTTGGGGATGCCTTTATGGGGGTTTTTGGCCGATCGGTTTGGCAACAAGCCGATTTTGGTTTTGAACGTTGTGGGCGTTTTCACCTTACCCTTCTTTTGGATACCCACAAGTCCTCATCACCTCGTTTTGTCGCTTATTCTGCTGTTATTCAACAGCTTAGGCAGTGGTCTGTTTTGGGCAGGGGTCGGGCTGACGCAGTTCAATCTCATTATAGCCTGCAGTCCACCGCAACGCACGGCCACCTATGCTGCCACGCTCTCTGCAGTTACAGGCCTTATCGGTGGTATCGCCCCTATGGTGGGTGGTATTCTTCTGCAGATGCTTGCTGGCGTTCATATCTCGCTGTTCGGCCTGTCCATCATTAACTATCATCTTCTTTTTGCCTTGGCAGCCGTCATGCGTCTAGCCGCGCTACCTTTTCTGCGCTCTTTGGAAGATAAGGGGGCCGTTTCGACCACAAAAGTGCTTCAAGATCTAGGCCGCTCTGGTTTACGCCAATGGCGCTATATTCGTACGTTACAAAGGGCGGCCGAGGAGGAGGCTCGGAGACGAGCGGCCGAAGGGCTCACGGAAAAAGGCAGTCATCTCGCCATAGAGGAGCTAGGGAGAGCTTTAAGCGATCCCAGCCGAGCGGTACGTGCCGAGGCCGCTCGGGCTTTGGGGGAGACGGCAGATACAAGCGCTGTGGATCTGCTTTTAAAGGCGCTTGAAGATACCGGCACCGATATTGTTGGGGAGATCGCTAGGGCTTTAGGGAAGCTTGGAGATAGGCGCGCCAATCAGGCCCTGATCACGCTGTTGAAGGGCCCCCAAGAGGCGCTTTCCGAAAGCGATCGCTTCGCGTTGGTGCGTGCGCTCGGTAAGTTGGGCGGGGCCGATGCGGTTGATGCGCTTATTCGTCTCTTCTCAACGGAAGAGGATGGTCAGCGACTCGAAGCCCTTACGTTCGCTTTGGGCGAAGCAGGCGCTTCAAAAGCCGTGCAGCCTTTGAGCGAACGGTTTAAGCGATTGCCCGTTGGGCACCCGTTGCGAAGGGCTATTGTACGCGCTTTGGGAGATATAGGGGAAAAAAGCGCGCTTCCTCTCCTCCGCTCCCTGCTCGAACAGCCAGATACGGAGCCATCGCTCATTCCTATTCTTGCCGATGCGCTCGTGCGGTTAACAGATACGGGAGCGACATTTGCACTTGCCAAGCAGCTTGCGCGCCTTCCCTCTCCCGTGGCACGTCGGCAGGTAGCCCATGCCGTTGGGCGTCTGTTGGGGATAGGGGATTGCGTCTACGGCCTGCTGTCGTATGCGGAGCGTGAAGGGGAAGGGGCGCTGCTGAAGGTGATCTCCGAGCTGCCGCGAAACTTTCCCATTGCCGACATTGAGGCCGCCTTGCTTCACAACGAGAATGCGACCGCGCTTGCCCTACTTCTTGCTGCGCCGCGCCACCTCTCAAAATCCCATGTAAAATCGGAAAAGCGTGTGCTTCTCGACTTTCTTGACAAAGCCAATACCTTGCCACCCACTGCGGAGCTCGTGCCGATTGTGCTGTGTGCGCTTCGTGCCCTCCATGGCAGAAGTGTGCAGAGCTAG
- the acs gene encoding acetate--CoA ligase, whose translation MTVETIGGTAGWQLDYAFPPPPEFARQANIRDPEIYDRAAADFEKFWADFAAELDWMQPWHRILEWNPPHAKWFLGGKLNVSVNCVDRHLKTHPDKVAILWEGEPGDMRTLTFRQLHKEVNQFAAALHSIGVSKGDRVTIYMPMVPEAVIAMLACTRIGAMHSVVFGGFSADSLRERTNDCGAKVVLTADGYWRRGNIVPLKKTTDEALTGCPTVEKVVVLRRIGEQASITMQPGRDIWWHELVASAPAEYPPEPMDSEDPLYVLYTSGSTGKPKGILHTTGGYLTGVYATTKMVFDLKPNDIYWCTADVGWVTGHSYVVYGPLANGATVVMYEGSPDWSRDGKPCQDRFWDIIERHKVTILYTAPTLIRASMKWGEEPPARHDLSSLRLLGTVGEPINPEAWLWYHKNIGHERCPIVDTWWQTETGAIMISPLPGITTTRPGSATKPLPGIFADVVDEQGNSLPPGQKGILVITKPWPSMLRTLWGDDERYKQVYWSRYPGRYFPGDGAMRDADGNFWLLGRVDDILLVAGHNISTMEMESVLVEHPAVAEAAVIGKAHEIKGQAPVAFVIVRQQYAPQDAAAAERLRQELKEFVAKKLGAICRPDDVILTADLPKTRSGKIMRRLLRDIAEGRVLGDTTTLADPTVVANLRKKYEGTEA comes from the coding sequence ATGACCGTCGAAACGATAGGCGGTACCGCAGGATGGCAGCTCGACTACGCCTTTCCTCCTCCGCCGGAGTTCGCACGCCAAGCTAATATACGTGACCCAGAGATCTACGACCGCGCTGCAGCGGACTTCGAGAAGTTTTGGGCCGATTTCGCTGCAGAGCTGGACTGGATGCAGCCGTGGCACCGCATTCTTGAATGGAACCCGCCTCACGCCAAATGGTTCTTGGGTGGCAAGCTCAACGTGAGTGTCAACTGCGTAGACAGACACCTCAAAACACATCCCGATAAAGTCGCCATTTTGTGGGAGGGCGAGCCAGGCGATATGAGAACGCTTACCTTTCGACAGCTGCATAAGGAGGTGAACCAGTTCGCAGCGGCCTTGCATTCTATAGGGGTGTCCAAAGGCGATCGGGTGACCATCTACATGCCGATGGTTCCTGAAGCCGTCATCGCCATGCTGGCTTGTACCCGCATAGGTGCAATGCACTCCGTGGTCTTCGGCGGCTTTTCGGCCGATAGCCTGCGCGAGCGCACCAACGATTGCGGTGCCAAAGTGGTGCTGACAGCCGATGGCTATTGGCGGCGCGGCAATATCGTGCCCCTGAAAAAGACAACTGACGAGGCTCTCACCGGTTGTCCAACTGTTGAGAAGGTCGTTGTGTTGCGCCGTATTGGCGAACAGGCCTCGATTACCATGCAGCCTGGCCGTGATATTTGGTGGCATGAGCTGGTGGCCTCTGCGCCTGCAGAGTATCCTCCTGAGCCCATGGACTCGGAAGACCCTCTCTACGTGCTCTACACTTCCGGCAGCACCGGAAAGCCGAAAGGCATCTTGCACACGACTGGCGGCTACCTTACCGGGGTGTATGCCACCACGAAAATGGTTTTTGACCTTAAACCCAACGACATCTACTGGTGCACGGCGGATGTAGGTTGGGTAACAGGGCATTCCTACGTGGTCTATGGGCCGCTGGCCAATGGGGCTACCGTTGTTATGTACGAGGGATCGCCCGACTGGTCACGCGATGGCAAACCGTGCCAAGATCGCTTTTGGGACATCATCGAGAGGCATAAAGTAACTATTCTCTACACGGCACCAACCCTTATCCGTGCCTCTATGAAGTGGGGCGAGGAGCCACCCGCTCGTCACGACCTCTCTAGCCTGCGGTTGCTTGGCACGGTCGGCGAGCCGATTAACCCAGAAGCGTGGCTTTGGTACCATAAAAACATCGGACACGAGCGCTGTCCCATTGTGGACACTTGGTGGCAAACCGAAACCGGCGCGATTATGATCTCGCCTCTGCCCGGCATCACCACCACGCGTCCGGGCAGTGCCACTAAGCCGCTCCCCGGCATCTTTGCCGACGTGGTGGACGAGCAGGGTAACTCCTTGCCACCAGGGCAGAAGGGCATTCTTGTGATTACAAAGCCCTGGCCTTCCATGCTGCGCACGCTCTGGGGCGACGACGAGCGCTATAAACAGGTCTATTGGTCGCGCTATCCCGGCCGGTACTTCCCCGGCGACGGCGCCATGCGCGATGCCGATGGCAACTTTTGGCTGCTCGGCCGAGTAGACGACATCCTGCTGGTGGCCGGCCATAACATCTCCACCATGGAGATGGAAAGCGTGCTAGTGGAGCACCCGGCGGTTGCGGAAGCAGCCGTCATCGGAAAAGCCCACGAGATAAAAGGCCAAGCGCCCGTAGCCTTTGTCATTGTGCGCCAACAATATGCTCCTCAGGATGCCGCGGCAGCAGAGAGGCTACGACAAGAGCTGAAGGAGTTTGTCGCTAAGAAACTAGGGGCTATCTGCCGACCCGACGATGTGATCTTAACCGCCGATCTTCCAAAAACGCGCTCCGGCAAAATCATGCGGCGCCTTCTACGCGACATCGCCGAAGGACGTGTGCTTGGTGACACGACGACATTGGCCGATCCTACGGTTGTAGCAAATCTGCGCAAAAAGTACGAGGGGACGGAAGCCTAA
- a CDS encoding gluconeogenesis factor YvcK family protein, with protein sequence MNRRSPLWKWLYPGMHVKRWIALGFIGLILFLLGAAIMLQAHRGRPPLILRLAQWIIQHLHAGIRPGLFGLCLFLLGGVLCLFALGKLIQSLMSALDPEIARGGLVDVVYTRRKLAQGKRVVVIGGGTGLSTLLRGLKRYTSNITAIVTVADDGGSSGKLRRQLNILPPGDIRNCLVALADAEPQMTELFQFRFRASMGSERLPANGDGVPKGEYAEGLRDHAFGNLLIAAMCAINNGDFERAVQETSRVLNIRGRVLPSTVTPVKLRAEMEDGSILEGETTIVESPLRIKRVALVPLDPNDKICPVEEALDAIAEADLIVLGPGSLFTSILPNLLVPGIPEAIRRSQAQKAYVCNVMTQPGETDGFSACDHVRALEIHVGPRLFTYVVVNNAVPEPRLLEKYRRAGSVLVEPDTDRLKAEGYRPVVGAFISETDVVRHDAVLLAEALMGLIGGKSLRKR encoded by the coding sequence ATGAACCGACGCTCTCCTCTTTGGAAATGGCTCTACCCCGGCATGCACGTTAAGCGCTGGATCGCTTTGGGGTTCATTGGTCTTATTCTTTTCCTGCTAGGGGCTGCTATCATGCTGCAAGCCCATCGTGGTCGCCCACCCCTTATTCTTCGACTTGCTCAGTGGATCATCCAGCATCTGCATGCGGGCATACGCCCAGGGTTGTTCGGATTGTGTCTCTTTCTGTTGGGCGGTGTGCTCTGTCTTTTCGCTTTAGGTAAGCTTATTCAGTCGTTGATGAGCGCGCTCGACCCAGAGATCGCGCGCGGCGGTCTGGTAGATGTGGTTTACACACGCCGCAAGTTAGCGCAGGGAAAGCGCGTCGTGGTGATTGGCGGAGGGACAGGGCTTTCGACGCTCTTACGCGGTCTCAAGCGCTATACCAGCAATATCACGGCCATTGTAACTGTGGCCGACGATGGGGGCTCTTCCGGAAAGCTCCGGCGCCAGCTGAACATTTTACCGCCCGGCGATATTCGCAACTGCCTGGTGGCGCTGGCGGATGCCGAACCGCAGATGACAGAGCTGTTCCAGTTTCGCTTTCGCGCGAGCATGGGTAGTGAACGGCTGCCCGCTAACGGAGACGGTGTGCCCAAGGGAGAGTACGCTGAGGGGCTGCGCGATCACGCTTTTGGCAATCTGTTGATAGCGGCCATGTGTGCCATCAATAACGGCGATTTTGAGCGCGCCGTGCAGGAGACGAGCCGTGTTTTGAACATTCGAGGGCGCGTGTTACCCTCCACGGTAACACCGGTAAAACTACGGGCAGAGATGGAAGATGGTTCGATCTTAGAAGGAGAAACCACCATCGTCGAGTCGCCCCTGCGTATTAAACGGGTCGCCCTCGTTCCGCTCGATCCAAACGATAAGATCTGTCCAGTAGAGGAGGCTTTAGATGCCATTGCCGAGGCCGACCTCATCGTGTTAGGCCCCGGAAGCCTCTTTACAAGCATTCTGCCTAACCTGTTGGTGCCCGGCATTCCCGAAGCCATCCGACGATCTCAGGCGCAGAAGGCCTACGTCTGTAATGTGATGACCCAGCCGGGCGAAACCGACGGCTTTTCTGCCTGCGACCACGTGCGCGCTCTTGAGATACATGTGGGGCCGCGCCTGTTCACCTATGTCGTTGTGAACAATGCCGTGCCAGAGCCGAGACTATTGGAGAAGTATCGGCGTGCCGGATCCGTTTTGGTGGAACCGGATACCGATCGGCTAAAGGCAGAGGGCTATCGGCCGGTTGTAGGCGCTTTCATCAGCGAGACCGATGTGGTGCGCCACGATGCGGTGCTCTTGGCCGAAGCCTTGATGGGCTTGATCGGAGGGAAATCGCTAAGAAAAAGATAG
- a CDS encoding NUDIX domain-containing protein — MEELKEEVIASEEIFRGRILHLRVDKVRLADGTVSHREIVEHRGAVCIVPVKDGHVLLVRQFRLPAGKVLLEAPAGTLESGEPIEEAAARELEEETGYRAGNLLFLGAFYVAPGYSSEKIHAFLATELAVGEAHADHDERLQLVLVPIEDLHQRILRGEIEDAKTIASFFMALPKLA, encoded by the coding sequence ATGGAAGAACTGAAAGAAGAGGTCATTGCCTCCGAGGAGATATTTCGGGGACGCATCCTGCATCTACGCGTAGATAAGGTGCGTTTGGCCGATGGCACCGTGTCGCATCGGGAGATCGTGGAGCATCGAGGCGCGGTGTGCATTGTGCCCGTGAAGGATGGGCATGTGCTGCTGGTGAGGCAGTTTCGTCTGCCGGCGGGCAAGGTGTTGTTAGAGGCCCCTGCCGGCACATTAGAGAGCGGCGAGCCAATTGAGGAGGCCGCTGCGCGTGAACTGGAGGAAGAGACGGGCTACCGAGCGGGAAACCTGCTGTTTCTGGGCGCTTTTTATGTGGCCCCTGGCTACTCATCGGAGAAAATCCACGCTTTTTTAGCAACGGAACTGGCCGTTGGAGAGGCACACGCAGACCATGATGAGCGCCTTCAGCTTGTCCTCGTTCCTATAGAGGACCTGCATCAACGGATTCTGCGGGGGGAGATAGAGGACGCGAAAACGATAGCCTCTTTCTTTATGGCGCTGCCGAAGTTGGCCTAA
- a CDS encoding tetratricopeptide repeat protein, whose amino-acid sequence MSWASSEARRLEGDRLQAQGQYEQALACYQQAIALEPANIYALNNMAVLLVEHNGAQDAEEICRRALSMRGDLAELHYNLGRALAKQERFHEAIAAYEHALDLAPNMAEAYNMLGNAWRALGIIDKAEHCYRQAVSLKPESAEFRVNRGLTALLQGRYEEGFADFERRFALAAVHLPPLPRGRPWHGEPLRGRTLLVRFEGGFGDTLHFLRYLTPIRAAGARVLLECQPELARLLSWCADADAVISAVRPNPPSEPFDFHVSLLSLPYHLWKTHGSLSQSVPYIKAPPKLERVWREKLTQKSDGLRVGVVWAGNPYYPNDKKRSCPIERFSSLFEVAEAAFYSLQKGGASEYAQPILRQWGVQDLSQELRDFADTAAAIAALDLVISVDTAVAHLAGAMGKPVWVLLPFSPDWRWGMTGGTTVWYPSMRLFRQTQRDDWQGVLEQVADQLRADLKSKDGLRPTSAAP is encoded by the coding sequence GTGAGTTGGGCATCGTCGGAAGCGCGGCGGCTTGAAGGCGATAGGCTACAAGCGCAGGGGCAATACGAGCAGGCTCTAGCATGCTATCAGCAAGCGATAGCCCTAGAGCCTGCCAACATCTATGCGCTGAACAACATGGCCGTTCTCTTGGTAGAGCACAACGGTGCGCAGGATGCCGAGGAGATTTGTCGTCGTGCCCTCTCGATGCGAGGTGACCTAGCTGAACTGCACTACAACCTAGGACGTGCACTGGCCAAGCAAGAACGCTTCCATGAAGCCATCGCTGCCTATGAACATGCGCTAGACCTTGCCCCTAACATGGCCGAGGCCTATAACATGCTCGGCAACGCGTGGCGCGCTTTGGGCATCATTGATAAGGCGGAGCACTGCTATCGGCAAGCGGTTTCTCTGAAGCCAGAATCGGCCGAGTTTCGGGTAAATAGAGGGCTTACCGCTCTTTTACAAGGTCGTTATGAGGAGGGCTTCGCCGATTTTGAGCGCCGCTTTGCGCTAGCTGCCGTTCATCTTCCCCCTCTCCCGCGGGGTCGCCCATGGCATGGCGAACCGCTTAGAGGACGTACGCTATTGGTGCGATTTGAAGGAGGCTTCGGCGATACCCTCCACTTCCTGCGCTATCTTACGCCCATAAGAGCTGCAGGTGCGCGCGTGCTGCTGGAATGCCAGCCGGAGCTAGCTCGCCTACTGAGTTGGTGCGCCGATGCCGATGCTGTGATTTCCGCCGTGCGCCCCAATCCACCTTCCGAGCCATTCGATTTTCATGTCTCTCTGCTCAGCCTCCCCTATCATCTCTGGAAAACCCATGGGTCGCTCTCACAGTCCGTGCCCTACATTAAAGCGCCGCCCAAACTCGAGCGCGTCTGGCGAGAAAAACTCACTCAGAAAAGCGACGGGCTGCGCGTTGGGGTGGTTTGGGCAGGAAACCCATACTATCCCAACGACAAAAAGCGTTCGTGTCCCATCGAGCGGTTTTCATCGCTCTTTGAGGTCGCTGAGGCCGCATTCTACAGCCTACAAAAAGGAGGGGCTAGCGAGTACGCACAACCCATTCTCCGCCAATGGGGGGTACAAGACCTCTCGCAGGAACTGCGCGATTTTGCCGATACGGCGGCGGCCATCGCTGCGCTCGACCTCGTGATCAGTGTGGATACCGCGGTAGCCCATTTGGCGGGCGCCATGGGAAAGCCGGTTTGGGTGTTGTTGCCCTTCTCTCCCGATTGGCGCTGGGGCATGACAGGAGGAACCACCGTTTGGTACCCTTCTATGCGCCTCTTTCGCCAGACTCAAAGAGACGATTGGCAGGGCGTTCTAGAGCAGGTTGCAGACCAGCTGCGAGCCGATCTCAAAAGCAAGGACGGCCTTAGGCCAACTTCGGCAGCGCCATAA